From Fibrobacter sp. UWEL, a single genomic window includes:
- a CDS encoding ABC transporter permease: MKKLEWLIAWRYLGAQRKSLFVSLIGVFSMLGVSIGVFALVVALAAVNGFEEEVTAQMIGKDAHFDIMSYNGEAIAPYDSLMKEVRAREPRVTGASPFLVYKVGISSKKVNDGIVIYGIETESAKTVTDIHKYIKWGNYSIDSLEDLSGKLRPGIILGSGLANRLRVVVGDKLVLQTFQSPDAVVAGGGPKMLMCVVSGIFETGTYEYDGNLAYIGIPELQKLLGIGDAVTGVQFRLTDHWIAGEVVDSLGSWLGYPYYATDWKTKNSTLLKWMNYEKFIVAAVICLIILVAAFNIISSLIMVVIDKTKEIGILRSMGFSKAGIMRVFMLMGSFIGVGGTIVGGTIGLVLCKLQEAYHFIKLPGDVYVIPYFPISVHLIDVVLIFVIGIALCVAATILPAWKASRLDPVGAIRHE, encoded by the coding sequence ATGAAGAAACTTGAATGGCTTATTGCCTGGAGATACTTGGGGGCTCAGCGTAAGAGCCTCTTTGTTTCTCTTATTGGCGTTTTCAGTATGCTGGGCGTTTCCATCGGCGTTTTTGCGCTGGTGGTGGCTCTTGCTGCTGTAAATGGTTTCGAAGAAGAAGTCACTGCCCAGATGATTGGCAAGGATGCTCACTTCGATATTATGTCCTACAATGGGGAAGCAATCGCTCCCTACGACAGCCTGATGAAGGAAGTCCGTGCTCGTGAACCTCGTGTGACGGGTGCGTCTCCTTTCCTGGTGTATAAGGTGGGCATCAGCTCCAAGAAGGTAAACGACGGCATTGTCATTTACGGTATCGAGACTGAATCTGCCAAGACGGTAACGGACATCCACAAGTACATCAAGTGGGGTAACTACTCCATTGACAGTCTGGAAGACTTGAGCGGCAAGCTCCGTCCGGGCATTATCCTGGGCTCCGGTCTTGCAAACAGACTTCGTGTGGTTGTTGGCGATAAGCTTGTTCTTCAGACGTTCCAGAGCCCCGATGCGGTTGTGGCCGGCGGTGGCCCCAAGATGCTCATGTGCGTTGTCAGCGGTATCTTTGAGACGGGTACGTACGAGTATGATGGAAATTTGGCGTACATTGGAATTCCTGAATTACAGAAACTGCTGGGTATTGGCGATGCTGTAACTGGTGTCCAGTTCCGCCTGACGGACCACTGGATTGCTGGTGAAGTGGTGGATAGCTTGGGTTCCTGGTTAGGTTATCCCTACTATGCTACTGACTGGAAGACAAAGAATTCCACTCTCTTGAAATGGATGAACTATGAAAAGTTCATTGTGGCAGCGGTAATCTGCTTGATTATTCTGGTGGCTGCATTTAACATCATCAGTTCCCTGATCATGGTGGTCATCGATAAGACTAAGGAAATTGGTATCCTTCGTAGCATGGGCTTTAGCAAGGCTGGCATCATGCGAGTGTTCATGCTGATGGGAAGTTTCATTGGCGTGGGCGGAACCATTGTGGGTGGAACGATCGGTCTTGTTCTTTGCAAGTTGCAGGAAGCCTATCACTTCATCAAGCTGCCGGGTGACGTTTACGTGATTCCCTATTTCCCCATTTCTGTGCATTTGATTGACGTGGTTCTGATTTTTGTCATTGGCATTGCTCTTTGCGTTGCTGCCACCATTCTTCCTGCCTGGAAAGCCAGCAGACTTGATCCTGTGGGAGCGATTCGTCATGAGTAA
- the lysS gene encoding lysine--tRNA ligase gives MINVNMPDMNDQVKARLDKLEKFKEMGIEAYPHKFNRTHDSKVLKENKDALIASGEEVAFAGRVVRFNRKGKMCFMHLKDRYGRLQVVCARDEVGEENYEIVKMTDLGDFIGVNGTMFETQSGEYSVRVKKVTMLSKAVRPLPVAKEKIDENGNKVVFNEFADVDTRYRQRYVDMALNDDVKEVFIKRSKIMQSIREYLIEKGYIEVETPTLQPIYGGANARPFTTHHNACDMTLYMRVAPELYLKRCIVGGMEKVFEFSKNFRNEGMDRTHSPEFTGLEFYEAYADYNDMMVHFENIYERACIAANGTTKIMTQGKEIDFKAPWPRYTMKGAIEKFGGIKVDDLSDEQIQAKIDELGGHLDGEFSRGRGILELFELTVEEQLIQPTFIIDMPTESTPLCKKHRTQEGLIEQFEPYANGWELGNAYTELNDPIRQRELLEDQVRRGRGGEGETHPMDENFLHAIESGLPPTGGVGFGIDRMIMLLTNQETIRDVQLFPLMKPEV, from the coding sequence ATGATTAACGTCAATATGCCCGATATGAATGACCAGGTGAAGGCCCGCCTTGATAAGCTCGAAAAGTTCAAGGAAATGGGTATCGAAGCCTATCCCCACAAGTTCAACCGCACTCACGATTCCAAGGTCCTTAAGGAAAACAAGGACGCCCTGATCGCTAGCGGTGAAGAAGTTGCTTTTGCAGGCCGTGTGGTTCGTTTCAATCGTAAGGGCAAGATGTGCTTTATGCACCTGAAGGACCGTTATGGCCGCTTGCAGGTGGTTTGCGCCCGCGACGAAGTTGGCGAAGAAAACTACGAAATCGTAAAGATGACCGACCTTGGCGACTTCATTGGCGTAAACGGCACCATGTTCGAAACCCAGAGTGGCGAATACTCCGTTCGCGTGAAGAAGGTGACCATGCTTTCCAAGGCTGTGCGCCCCCTGCCCGTTGCCAAGGAAAAGATCGATGAAAACGGCAACAAGGTTGTTTTCAACGAATTTGCCGACGTGGATACCCGCTACCGTCAGCGTTATGTGGACATGGCCCTGAACGACGACGTGAAGGAAGTATTTATCAAGCGTTCCAAGATCATGCAGTCCATTCGTGAATACCTCATCGAAAAGGGCTACATCGAAGTGGAAACCCCGACTCTGCAGCCCATTTATGGCGGTGCAAACGCTCGTCCGTTTACCACTCACCATAACGCTTGCGACATGACCCTCTACATGCGCGTTGCTCCGGAACTTTACCTGAAGCGCTGCATTGTGGGCGGTATGGAAAAGGTTTTTGAATTCTCCAAGAACTTCCGTAACGAAGGTATGGACCGTACCCATAGCCCGGAATTCACCGGTCTGGAATTCTACGAAGCCTATGCAGACTACAATGATATGATGGTTCACTTCGAAAACATCTACGAACGCGCCTGTATCGCTGCAAACGGCACCACCAAGATCATGACTCAGGGCAAGGAAATCGACTTTAAGGCTCCGTGGCCCCGTTACACCATGAAGGGTGCTATCGAAAAGTTCGGCGGCATCAAGGTGGATGACCTGTCCGACGAACAGATCCAGGCTAAGATCGATGAACTGGGTGGCCATCTGGATGGCGAATTCAGCCGTGGTCGTGGTATTCTGGAATTGTTTGAACTGACTGTTGAAGAACAGCTGATCCAGCCTACCTTCATTATCGACATGCCTACCGAATCTACTCCGCTTTGCAAGAAGCACCGTACCCAGGAAGGCCTCATCGAACAGTTTGAACCGTACGCAAACGGCTGGGAACTGGGCAACGCCTATACCGAATTGAATGACCCCATCCGTCAGCGCGAACTCCTGGAAGACCAGGTCCGTCGTGGCCGCGGTGGTGAAGGCGAAACTCACCCCATGGACGAAAACTTCCTGCACGCTATCGAATCTGGTCTGCCTCCTACCGGTGGTGTGGGCTTCGGTATCGACCGTATGATCATGCTCTTGACCAATCAGGAAACCATCCGCGACGTGCAACTCTTCCCGCTGATGAAGCCCGAAGTGTAA
- a CDS encoding FISUMP domain-containing protein, which produces MRGLYWILALISVIFVACTTDAGYDPRPQYADKNVDYIVDGFWGSVSRDDSYLPKCTDSLDGKLFYMVSNALVYACIDKDWTEIRSLPSTAPELEGLPYYDPDARQTVPANRIDYSTSSFVDSRDGRTYKTVIVGGLEWMAENLDYDGGNNTTYDDCVNLLGAKNCRLYTRYYMVGGPGSTLDSICPAGFKLPYMDQYKDLWDIVGGYVVAGKALKSKTFVGDKNRKGEDVIGFNALPTGFKDNIAYREAGSAAAFMTVDGYIMWVSGDDDHAYYTNYQSGEYYSVRCVRSAR; this is translated from the coding sequence ATGCGAGGATTATATTGGATTCTTGCGCTTATAAGCGTAATTTTCGTAGCTTGCACCACAGATGCTGGCTATGACCCCCGTCCGCAATATGCGGACAAAAATGTGGATTACATTGTAGATGGTTTCTGGGGGTCTGTATCTAGGGATGATTCCTATCTGCCAAAGTGCACAGATTCTCTTGACGGCAAGCTCTTTTATATGGTGAGCAACGCCCTAGTCTATGCCTGTATTGACAAGGATTGGACCGAAATTCGATCTCTGCCTAGCACCGCTCCGGAATTAGAGGGCTTGCCTTATTATGATCCGGATGCTCGACAGACTGTTCCTGCGAATAGAATTGATTATTCCACCAGTTCCTTCGTGGATTCTCGTGATGGCCGTACTTATAAGACGGTTATCGTAGGTGGCCTGGAATGGATGGCGGAAAATCTGGATTATGATGGCGGCAATAACACAACCTATGATGATTGCGTCAACTTGCTGGGGGCAAAGAACTGCAGACTCTATACTAGGTATTACATGGTGGGTGGCCCCGGTTCTACCCTGGATAGTATTTGCCCAGCGGGTTTTAAACTCCCGTATATGGATCAGTATAAGGACTTGTGGGATATTGTGGGTGGTTATGTGGTTGCAGGAAAGGCTCTCAAAAGCAAGACTTTTGTAGGTGACAAGAATCGCAAGGGTGAGGATGTCATTGGGTTTAATGCACTTCCTACAGGCTTTAAGGATAACATCGCGTATCGTGAAGCTGGTAGTGCCGCTGCATTTATGACCGTTGATGGTTACATCATGTGGGTTTCCGGTGATGATGACCACGCTTATTACACGAACTATCAGTCTGGTGAATATTATTCTGTTCGCTGTGTAAGGAGTGCCCGATGA
- a CDS encoding ABC transporter ATP-binding protein — protein sequence MSNILLETRDLRRVFSETGEKLEILKGVNFSMNEGELVALTGSSGSGKSTFLNLVGMLDTPSSGEILFKGKPLSKFSSLERDMYHRVQVGFVFQFHHLLSEFTALENVCVPGRILGTSEKECRERAEMLLETVGLKERLKHLPRELSGGERQRIAIARALMNKPDLVLADEPSGNLDEENSARLNELFGELNEKFNQAFLIVTHDEKLASFAKRRVVMHGGVIQSIE from the coding sequence ATGAGTAATATCTTGTTAGAAACCCGAGATCTGCGACGCGTCTTTAGTGAAACTGGCGAAAAGCTGGAAATCCTGAAGGGTGTGAATTTCTCCATGAATGAAGGAGAACTGGTGGCTCTTACAGGTTCCTCCGGTTCTGGTAAGTCCACCTTCCTGAATCTTGTTGGAATGCTGGATACTCCATCCTCCGGTGAAATTCTTTTCAAGGGCAAGCCTTTGTCCAAGTTCAGCAGTCTGGAACGTGATATGTACCATCGTGTTCAGGTGGGTTTTGTGTTCCAGTTCCATCACTTGCTTAGCGAGTTTACGGCGTTGGAAAATGTCTGTGTTCCTGGTCGAATTCTGGGAACTTCTGAAAAGGAATGTCGCGAACGTGCGGAAATGCTTTTGGAAACCGTTGGCCTGAAGGAACGCCTGAAGCACTTGCCTCGTGAACTTTCCGGTGGCGAACGTCAGCGTATTGCCATTGCCCGTGCGCTCATGAATAAGCCGGACCTGGTTTTGGCAGATGAACCTAGCGGTAACCTGGACGAAGAAAATTCGGCAAGGTTGAACGAACTGTTCGGGGAACTGAATGAAAAGTTTAACCAGGCTTTCCTCATTGTCACTCACGACGAAAAACTGGCTAGTTTTGCCAAACGTCGAGTGGTCATGCACGGTGGCGTCATCCAGTCGATTGAATAG
- a CDS encoding polysaccharide biosynthesis tyrosine autokinase, with amino-acid sequence MMDLNSQNNVQNVTQVATAKDDEIDLLEVLGILLKHKVFLVFCIMVGCCVGFLASNWARPQYTSDALLQIDVKGNKAGKAMGEMGALLDVASPAEAEIELLKSRMVLSYVVNQEHLCFNAYPKDPIKRLTHKEGRMDLEELHIPEIAITDKWLAKTIDDTTYAIITPEETELARGVIGQPLVASYAGDSLTILVKRMRAEPGQVFVLVQTDPLDAMRGLVKKLNVAEKGKQTGIIGVSFTHQYPDRAAAILNSIANVYLRQNVEMRSAEAEKTLEFLEQQLPGVKAKLDSAEKNLADYRHKIGSVDMTGETRAHLEKDAALQRQILELEQQRQETTRLFKEEHPSVQTIVKQQNRLRAELSKLKNSAEKMPLTQQEVLRLQEEVAVQNAQYTSMLNNIQQLRVVRAGEVGTVRVVDYAQIERLPSKPNKKMIFLGCVAGAFLLGALLIYLLQMTKRGVRSSLEIERETGVSVYAKIPESDNSLLSRRKKGKNTLPLVDESPDDPASEAFRSLYTAIDFSIADQKVIMVTGMVPGVGKSFVSKNLTALYASNGKKVLLIDADMRRGVVYSKHREGLGDVLSGKASLDAVVSESLVKNMYTLGAGNSEVAPSELLRGDNFKKLLEDAKTKFDMIVVDTPPLNLVTDSELIYPVVDFALFVLHYGRHSMDQIKESMIKVDRCGDKPHAFVMNHVEHDGRGYGYGYGGHGYGKYGYYSNKKKKK; translated from the coding sequence ATGATGGATTTGAATTCTCAGAACAATGTGCAGAATGTGACTCAGGTAGCGACAGCCAAGGATGATGAAATTGATCTCCTTGAAGTGCTAGGCATTCTCTTGAAGCATAAGGTTTTCCTCGTTTTCTGCATTATGGTTGGTTGTTGTGTTGGCTTTTTGGCCTCCAATTGGGCCCGTCCCCAGTATACCAGTGATGCGCTCTTGCAGATTGACGTCAAGGGTAACAAGGCTGGTAAGGCCATGGGTGAAATGGGTGCACTTCTGGATGTTGCTAGCCCTGCAGAAGCTGAAATTGAGCTTTTGAAGAGCCGTATGGTCCTGAGTTATGTGGTGAATCAGGAACATTTGTGCTTTAATGCCTATCCCAAGGATCCTATTAAGCGATTGACCCATAAGGAAGGTCGTATGGATCTGGAAGAACTGCACATTCCTGAAATTGCTATTACGGATAAGTGGCTCGCCAAGACCATTGATGACACGACTTATGCGATTATTACCCCCGAGGAAACGGAACTTGCCCGTGGTGTCATTGGACAACCTTTGGTTGCTTCCTATGCTGGAGATTCCCTCACAATTCTTGTAAAGAGAATGCGAGCTGAACCGGGACAGGTCTTTGTCTTGGTCCAGACTGATCCTCTGGACGCTATGCGTGGTCTTGTAAAGAAACTGAATGTTGCAGAAAAAGGAAAGCAGACTGGCATCATTGGAGTGTCCTTTACCCATCAGTACCCGGATCGTGCCGCTGCAATCTTGAATTCCATTGCCAATGTCTATCTCCGTCAGAATGTGGAAATGCGTAGTGCCGAAGCTGAAAAGACTTTGGAATTCCTGGAACAGCAGCTTCCCGGCGTGAAGGCTAAGCTGGATTCTGCAGAAAAGAATTTGGCTGACTATCGCCATAAGATCGGTTCTGTGGATATGACTGGTGAAACCCGAGCTCACTTGGAAAAGGATGCCGCCCTGCAGCGTCAGATCCTGGAACTTGAACAGCAGCGTCAGGAAACAACTCGTCTCTTCAAGGAAGAACATCCCTCTGTTCAGACCATCGTTAAGCAGCAGAATCGCCTTCGTGCAGAACTTTCCAAGTTGAAGAATTCTGCAGAAAAGATGCCTTTGACCCAGCAGGAAGTTCTCCGCTTGCAAGAAGAAGTTGCCGTGCAGAATGCTCAGTATACTTCCATGTTGAATAATATCCAGCAGCTTCGCGTGGTGCGTGCCGGTGAAGTGGGTACCGTTCGTGTTGTGGACTACGCTCAGATTGAACGCCTTCCTTCCAAGCCCAACAAGAAGATGATTTTCTTGGGTTGTGTGGCTGGTGCGTTCCTCCTTGGCGCTCTGTTGATTTATCTGCTCCAGATGACCAAGCGTGGTGTTCGTAGCTCTCTGGAAATTGAACGTGAAACTGGTGTTAGCGTCTACGCCAAGATTCCTGAATCCGACAATAGCCTGTTGAGCCGTCGTAAGAAGGGCAAGAATACTCTGCCTCTTGTGGATGAATCTCCGGATGATCCTGCTAGTGAAGCTTTCCGTTCACTCTATACTGCAATTGACTTTAGTATTGCGGACCAGAAGGTTATCATGGTGACGGGTATGGTTCCTGGCGTAGGTAAGTCCTTCGTTTCCAAGAACTTGACTGCACTCTATGCTTCCAATGGCAAGAAGGTGCTTCTCATTGATGCAGACATGCGCCGCGGTGTTGTGTATAGCAAACATCGTGAAGGCTTGGGTGACGTCCTGTCTGGAAAGGCTTCTCTGGATGCTGTTGTCTCTGAATCTCTGGTGAAGAACATGTATACTCTGGGTGCCGGTAACTCCGAAGTTGCCCCCAGTGAACTTCTTCGCGGTGATAACTTCAAGAAATTGCTCGAAGATGCTAAGACAAAATTTGACATGATCGTGGTGGATACTCCTCCTCTGAATCTTGTTACCGATTCTGAACTGATTTACCCTGTGGTGGATTTCGCTCTGTTCGTTCTCCACTACGGCCGCCACTCCATGGATCAGATTAAGGAATCCATGATTAAGGTGGACCGCTGCGGCGATAAGCCTCATGCATTTGTGATGAACCATGTGGAACACGATGGTCGTGGTTACGGATACGGCTATGGTGGCCATGGCTA
- a CDS encoding nucleoside monophosphate kinase: MAKISAVLIFGAPGSGKGTVGAKLAATTSLKHLSTGDIFRGIAPSSESGKLLASYSSKGLLVPNEATVEIFGRYVEGLVNTNKLNPEKDTLLLDGIPRTVEQVKLIESIVDVKHIFVLDIKDEATIVARLLNRAKIEGRKDDADENVIKNRLKVYKESTAKVLSKYNKKIISHIVGDNTPDEVFCDVLKAYVDFCKASAPKAKKAPAKKPAAKAKKSK, from the coding sequence ATGGCAAAGATTTCTGCCGTTCTTATCTTCGGTGCACCGGGTTCCGGTAAGGGCACTGTGGGCGCTAAGCTCGCTGCTACTACTTCTCTGAAGCACCTCTCCACTGGTGACATCTTCCGCGGCATCGCTCCCTCCAGCGAATCTGGCAAGCTCCTGGCTTCCTATTCCAGCAAGGGCCTCCTGGTTCCTAACGAAGCTACCGTCGAAATCTTCGGCCGCTATGTTGAAGGTCTCGTGAACACCAACAAGCTGAATCCGGAAAAGGACACCCTCCTTCTGGACGGCATTCCTCGTACCGTTGAACAGGTGAAGCTCATCGAATCCATCGTTGACGTGAAGCACATCTTCGTTCTGGACATTAAGGACGAAGCTACCATCGTTGCTCGCCTCCTGAACCGCGCCAAGATCGAAGGCCGTAAGGACGACGCTGATGAAAACGTCATCAAGAACCGTCTGAAGGTTTACAAGGAATCCACCGCTAAGGTTCTTTCCAAGTACAACAAGAAGATCATCTCTCACATCGTTGGCGACAATACTCCGGACGAAGTGTTCTGCGACGTGCTGAAGGCATACGTTGACTTCTGCAAGGCTTCTGCTCCTAAGGCAAAGAAGGCTCCGGCCAAGAAGCCGGCTGCAAAGGCTAAGAAGTCTAAGTAA
- a CDS encoding ATP-dependent Clp protease ATP-binding subunit, which yields MSDINGIFSKKAKAVLQAARMAARNLGSDSISTEHLLLGLVREDSGFAAETLKYLKVNLNDLGETVQRSLSSNGGIMTVGDAHGSLLSFTATCKAALFNAAKIAKDEDDQYIGPEHLMLAILQKSDTPAAGTLSTFGVTFENFQQALALIKREVTDEQVPGEAGEGAEKMGEGAPRVGETRQQARAQSRSKTPILEHFGRDLTAMARQGKLDPIIGREQEIERLIQILCRRKKNNPALIGEPGVGKTAIIEGLALKIAQKKIPELLANKRVVSLDVAAMVAGTKYRGQFEERVKGLIMELQRVDNSVILFIDELHTIVGAGGSEGSLDASNIFKPALARGELQCIGATTLDEYRKYIEKDAALDRRFQTIVVNPPSSEESIRILEGLRAKYEQHHKVRYTPEAIRASVSLAERYISERFLPDKAIDVLDEAGARVRLNSIRTPEDLKAMEDELAQAMQQKEEAIAEQQYESAAALRDKIEALTAQIAERRETLNKEDAAELPVVDENEIRDCISKMTGIPVSRLAGEEAQKLLKLGNEIKERVIGQDQAVDAVVKAIRRTRAGIRDTKRPMGSFLFLGPTGVGKTELAKVLSLSLFGSEDSMIRIDMSEYMEKHSISRLIGAPPGYVGFEDSGGQLSEKVRKRPYCVVLLDEIEKAHPDVYNLLLQILDDGILTDSYGRKINFKNTIIIMTSNAGAREVRHSSGMGFTKMGETDDYERMETAIREETKRVFSPEFLNRIDEQIVFRPLTKSDLSSVVDIQLTFLQKNLSERGILLEVSQAAKEFVVSHNYDSALGARPIRRSIQQLIEDEIAEGLLLGIYKDFSTITLDVVDGKLKFTSEALPS from the coding sequence ATGTCCGATATTAATGGTATTTTTTCGAAGAAGGCTAAGGCTGTCCTGCAGGCGGCCCGTATGGCTGCCCGCAACTTAGGCAGTGATAGTATCAGCACGGAGCATTTACTCTTGGGGCTGGTTCGCGAAGATTCTGGTTTCGCTGCAGAAACCTTGAAGTATCTTAAGGTGAACCTGAATGATCTGGGCGAAACGGTCCAGCGTTCTCTTTCCTCCAATGGCGGCATTATGACTGTGGGCGATGCTCATGGTTCCTTGCTCTCCTTTACGGCAACCTGTAAGGCGGCGCTTTTTAATGCGGCTAAAATTGCCAAGGACGAAGACGACCAGTATATTGGTCCTGAACATTTGATGCTGGCCATTCTCCAGAAGAGCGATACTCCTGCCGCAGGTACCTTGTCCACTTTCGGTGTGACATTTGAAAACTTCCAGCAGGCTTTGGCCCTGATTAAGCGGGAAGTGACTGATGAACAGGTGCCTGGCGAAGCGGGTGAAGGTGCTGAAAAAATGGGCGAGGGCGCACCTCGTGTTGGTGAAACTCGTCAGCAGGCTCGCGCACAGTCCCGCTCCAAGACTCCGATTCTGGAACATTTCGGACGTGATTTGACTGCTATGGCTCGCCAGGGAAAACTGGACCCCATTATCGGCCGTGAACAGGAAATTGAACGACTGATTCAGATTCTTTGCCGCCGCAAGAAGAATAATCCAGCGTTGATTGGTGAACCGGGGGTAGGTAAGACCGCTATTATTGAAGGTCTTGCCCTCAAGATTGCTCAGAAGAAGATCCCCGAACTGTTGGCTAACAAGCGCGTGGTCAGTCTGGATGTGGCTGCTATGGTCGCTGGAACAAAGTACCGCGGTCAGTTTGAAGAACGCGTGAAGGGCCTCATTATGGAACTTCAGCGCGTGGACAATTCCGTCATCCTATTCATCGATGAACTTCATACCATCGTAGGGGCTGGCGGTTCTGAAGGTAGTCTGGATGCTTCCAACATTTTCAAGCCGGCTCTGGCCCGCGGGGAACTGCAGTGCATTGGCGCTACCACTCTGGACGAATACCGCAAGTATATCGAGAAGGATGCCGCCCTGGATAGACGCTTCCAGACCATCGTAGTAAACCCGCCGTCTTCCGAAGAATCGATCCGCATTCTGGAAGGCTTGCGCGCCAAGTATGAACAGCACCATAAGGTGCGTTACACTCCGGAAGCTATCCGCGCTTCCGTCAGCCTGGCGGAACGTTATATTTCTGAACGCTTCCTTCCGGATAAGGCCATCGATGTGCTGGATGAAGCAGGCGCTCGTGTCCGACTGAATTCCATTCGCACTCCGGAAGACCTGAAGGCTATGGAAGACGAACTTGCTCAGGCCATGCAGCAGAAGGAAGAAGCCATTGCTGAACAGCAGTATGAATCTGCTGCCGCACTTCGTGACAAGATCGAAGCCCTCACGGCTCAGATTGCAGAACGTCGCGAAACCTTGAATAAGGAAGACGCTGCAGAACTTCCGGTAGTTGACGAAAATGAAATTCGTGATTGCATCAGCAAGATGACGGGCATTCCTGTGAGCCGTCTCGCTGGTGAAGAAGCCCAGAAACTTCTCAAGCTGGGTAACGAAATTAAGGAACGCGTGATCGGTCAGGATCAGGCGGTGGATGCTGTTGTCAAGGCTATTCGCCGTACCCGCGCCGGTATTCGCGATACGAAGCGTCCCATGGGCAGCTTCCTGTTCCTGGGCCCCACGGGCGTGGGTAAGACTGAACTTGCAAAGGTCCTGAGCCTTTCCCTGTTTGGTAGCGAAGACTCCATGATTCGTATCGACATGAGCGAGTATATGGAAAAGCACAGCATTAGCCGCTTGATTGGTGCGCCTCCGGGATACGTAGGTTTTGAGGATAGCGGTGGACAGCTTTCCGAAAAGGTGCGCAAGCGCCCCTACTGCGTGGTCCTTCTGGATGAAATCGAGAAGGCTCATCCCGACGTGTACAATCTGCTCCTGCAGATTCTGGACGACGGTATCCTTACGGATAGTTATGGTCGTAAGATCAACTTCAAGAACACCATCATTATCATGACTAGTAATGCAGGTGCTCGCGAAGTCCGTCATAGCTCCGGCATGGGCTTCACCAAGATGGGGGAGACCGACGATTACGAACGTATGGAAACGGCAATCCGCGAAGAAACCAAGCGCGTGTTCTCTCCGGAATTCCTGAACCGTATTGACGAACAAATCGTATTCCGTCCTCTCACCAAGTCTGATTTGAGCTCCGTAGTGGACATTCAGCTGACCTTCCTCCAGAAGAATCTTTCTGAAAGAGGTATCCTCCTGGAAGTTTCCCAGGCCGCAAAGGAATTTGTGGTGAGCCACAATTACGATTCCGCACTGGGTGCTCGCCCCATTCGCCGCTCTATCCAACAGCTGATCGAAGACGAAATCGCTGAAGGCCTGCTTCTTGGAATCTACAAGGACTTCTCTACCATTACTCTGGATGTTGTGGATGGGAAGCTGAAGTTCACCTCCGAGGCATTGCCCAGCTAG
- a CDS encoding PAS domain-containing protein — translation MLNKLFKSIIDQDNANIVVCDLDHKIVYMNPIACERYAKRGGAALVSRSLMDCHNPDSQEKIRKVIAWFAESPSNNRVHTFFNDKQNKDGYMVALRDEDGTLIGYYEKHEYRDKDETPFYQL, via the coding sequence ATGCTCAACAAACTGTTTAAATCTATCATCGACCAGGACAACGCGAACATTGTTGTTTGCGACTTGGACCACAAGATTGTGTACATGAACCCGATCGCTTGTGAACGTTATGCCAAGCGTGGGGGAGCCGCCCTAGTGAGCCGTAGCCTTATGGACTGCCATAATCCGGATTCCCAGGAAAAGATCCGCAAGGTTATCGCCTGGTTCGCCGAGAGCCCGAGCAACAACCGCGTTCATACCTTCTTCAACGACAAGCAGAACAAGGACGGCTACATGGTCGCCCTCCGCGACGAAGACGGTACACTTATAGGCTACTACGAGAAGCACGAGTATCGCGATAAGGATGAAACTCCGTTCTATCAGCTTTAA